A genome region from Ammoniphilus oxalaticus includes the following:
- a CDS encoding response regulator transcription factor: MIKILTIDDDIHILNLLNIHLTEAGYAVLQAKNGMDALALLEKESCDAAVVDVMMPYLDGYALTKKIRQQYDIPIILLTAKDQIEDKERGFLSGTDDYLVKPFEPRELIFRLEALLRRYQKQTDDTIARLGTTTINKRSYEVQIDDRTFLLPLKEFELLYFLATHPMQVFSREQLIEQIWGLDYEGNERTVDVHVKRLRERFSKLTDDFELKTVRGVGYALEEKRG; this comes from the coding sequence ATGATCAAGATTTTAACGATCGATGACGATATCCATATTTTAAATCTACTTAACATCCATTTAACGGAGGCCGGTTACGCCGTCCTCCAAGCTAAAAATGGGATGGACGCTTTAGCCCTGCTTGAAAAGGAATCATGTGACGCAGCGGTCGTCGATGTGATGATGCCCTACCTTGATGGGTACGCTTTAACAAAAAAGATCCGTCAACAATACGACATCCCAATCATTTTGCTAACCGCCAAAGATCAAATAGAGGACAAAGAACGCGGGTTTCTATCCGGCACCGATGATTATTTAGTAAAACCATTTGAACCGCGCGAACTCATCTTTCGTCTTGAAGCGTTATTACGCCGCTATCAAAAACAAACAGATGATACGATCGCCCGCCTTGGAACGACAACAATTAATAAGCGAAGCTATGAAGTTCAAATTGATGACCGCACTTTTTTACTTCCTTTAAAGGAGTTTGAATTATTGTATTTTTTAGCGACCCATCCGATGCAAGTATTTTCAAGAGAACAACTTATCGAACAGATCTGGGGACTCGATTACGAAGGAAATGAGCGGACCGTTGATGTCCACGTTAAACGATTACGAGAACGCTTTTCCAAATTAACCGATGATTTCGAATTGAAAACGGTGCGTGGGGTCGGCTATGCGTTAGAGGAAAAACGCGGATGA
- a CDS encoding efflux RND transporter permease subunit yields MKLIDLSVKRPVAVIICVVLIIFVGLMSLRNIAVELFPRFNIPVVVVSASYPGAAPEEVENVVTKPLERVLSGVNQLDTLQSSSRSNQSVLLLVFDASTDIEEALDEVRETLDKNRHVIPSDLEPPNVLNIDPNAQPIVQLSLSGDVSLARLTDLVEDVIQPQLERVNGVAQIDVNGTTSKEIQIEVDPGMLTAYGLSINDVSRAISANNQSMSAGSMTRGSQDMNIRLLGEYERLEEIEQLLITLRSGRTIHLSDLATVKDTFTEQETFSYVNGIPAARISVMKQGDANTVQTAEAVTQQVEQLNLLLPDDAKLTVISDSSVFIRTAVDDVIKNLIIGSLLASIILWVFLRNLRSTFVIILSIPISVISAFIMMYLSGSTVNLLTMSGLALGVGMMVDSSIVILENIFRYRQLGHEPLEASIIGAKEVGGAVFASALTTVVAFLPIAFTQGVVGQLFRPLAFTISFALIASLIVSISLVPMLAGRLLKIEETRSKESKRLELTAKIGNVAEKTYQRLLRWSLRRKKTTLSLTAGLLIISLTLIPLLEMDLLPGLDQGELQIIATLPEGTHLEETYQVLSSLEQFLLEKDAVELVASTVGSKSDRDGDRTNTGNLFVQLSTTTKRNVSTDELIAQVNQFATQFPDLKLNTIAQDSTTGTPDVALKIAGPDTDTLHEISKEMETILETIPGITNLENSMGDTRPELRIQIDREAAARYQMPIADIMQNARAGIRGQTATTLRLNNQEIDVSVTIPESYRSDYESLRQLPMMTPNGATVPLAVLAEIKMVDGANTITRENMERGVELTGSIVGRDLRSVTREIEQTLDLIHTPEGYTISLEGGSLEHGMAIGELVFALALSIVLVYAVMAVQFNSFLYPFIIMFSMPATIIGMVAGLFITRQSLNAPALIGLIMLVGIAVNNAIIMIDYINKLRERGMPRDEALVTGSARRLRPIFMTTFTTVLGMLPLALGIGEGAEMQQSLGIVIVFGLTFSTLITLVLIPVMYVYSDRFSEWTRSLFTKRKTAPPSDTSINA; encoded by the coding sequence ATGAAACTGATTGATTTATCAGTCAAAAGACCTGTCGCTGTCATCATCTGTGTGGTTCTTATTATTTTTGTCGGCTTGATGTCACTAAGGAACATTGCTGTTGAATTGTTTCCGAGGTTTAACATCCCCGTTGTTGTTGTAAGCGCCTCTTACCCAGGAGCCGCCCCAGAGGAAGTGGAGAATGTTGTCACTAAACCATTGGAAAGGGTATTAAGCGGGGTAAACCAACTAGATACATTACAATCTTCTTCCCGCAGCAATCAGTCCGTGTTATTGCTAGTTTTTGACGCTTCCACGGACATTGAGGAAGCATTGGATGAAGTTCGAGAGACATTAGATAAAAATAGACACGTCATTCCATCGGACCTCGAACCGCCGAACGTTTTAAACATAGATCCGAATGCCCAACCGATCGTCCAGTTGAGCTTATCCGGTGATGTATCATTAGCGCGATTAACCGACTTAGTAGAAGATGTGATTCAACCGCAACTTGAAAGGGTTAACGGGGTTGCGCAAATTGACGTTAATGGAACGACAAGCAAAGAGATTCAAATCGAAGTTGATCCTGGGATGCTCACCGCATACGGTTTAAGTATCAATGACGTTTCGCGAGCAATATCGGCCAACAATCAGAGTATGTCCGCGGGCAGCATGACGCGCGGCTCGCAAGATATGAATATCCGCTTACTTGGCGAATATGAGCGATTGGAAGAGATAGAACAACTCCTGATTACGCTCCGCTCGGGACGAACCATTCACTTGTCCGATTTGGCCACCGTGAAAGACACTTTTACAGAGCAGGAGACATTTTCCTATGTTAACGGAATTCCAGCGGCGCGTATTTCGGTTATGAAGCAAGGGGACGCAAACACAGTCCAAACAGCTGAAGCGGTCACTCAACAGGTCGAGCAACTTAACTTGTTGTTGCCTGATGACGCCAAATTAACCGTGATATCTGATAGTTCCGTATTTATTCGAACAGCTGTCGACGATGTGATTAAAAACTTGATCATCGGTAGTCTACTCGCATCGATTATATTGTGGGTGTTTTTACGTAACTTGCGCAGCACCTTTGTCATTATTTTATCCATTCCGATTTCAGTCATCTCGGCCTTCATTATGATGTATCTCTCTGGGTCGACTGTCAATCTATTAACGATGAGCGGACTGGCCCTCGGCGTGGGGATGATGGTCGATAGCTCCATCGTCATCTTGGAAAACATTTTTAGATATCGCCAGCTCGGTCATGAACCGCTCGAAGCTTCGATCATCGGAGCAAAAGAAGTAGGCGGAGCTGTGTTCGCTTCCGCTCTCACGACAGTCGTCGCCTTTCTGCCCATCGCCTTTACCCAAGGGGTTGTCGGACAACTTTTTAGACCGTTAGCGTTCACGATCAGCTTTGCCCTGATTGCCTCGTTAATCGTCTCCATATCACTTGTGCCGATGTTGGCGGGGCGCTTGTTAAAGATAGAGGAGACTCGTTCAAAAGAAAGTAAACGACTTGAACTTACAGCGAAAATCGGAAACGTTGCGGAAAAAACGTATCAACGTCTGTTGCGCTGGTCGCTTCGTCGAAAAAAGACAACGTTATCCTTAACGGCTGGTCTCCTGATCATCAGTCTGACTCTGATCCCATTATTAGAGATGGATTTGCTGCCGGGATTGGATCAAGGAGAACTGCAAATCATCGCAACATTGCCTGAAGGAACCCATCTGGAGGAAACGTACCAGGTTCTATCGTCCCTTGAACAATTTTTACTAGAAAAGGACGCCGTTGAACTCGTGGCGTCAACGGTTGGAAGTAAAAGCGATCGAGATGGCGACCGAACGAACACAGGAAACTTATTCGTCCAGCTCAGTACGACTACCAAAAGGAATGTGTCGACAGATGAACTCATTGCGCAGGTCAATCAGTTCGCAACTCAATTTCCCGATTTAAAGTTAAACACCATCGCGCAAGACAGCACGACCGGCACACCGGATGTCGCTTTGAAAATAGCGGGTCCAGACACAGATACGTTACACGAGATTTCGAAAGAGATGGAAACAATCCTCGAAACGATTCCTGGGATTACGAATTTAGAAAACTCAATGGGCGATACGAGACCTGAATTGCGAATTCAGATTGATCGGGAGGCAGCCGCTCGTTATCAAATGCCGATCGCCGATATTATGCAGAACGCTCGGGCAGGGATTCGCGGACAAACAGCAACAACGTTGAGATTGAATAATCAAGAGATTGATGTTTCTGTGACGATCCCTGAGTCCTATCGATCCGATTACGAGTCTTTGCGACAATTACCGATGATGACACCAAACGGAGCAACGGTTCCTTTAGCTGTTCTTGCGGAAATAAAGATGGTCGATGGCGCGAACACGATCACACGTGAAAATATGGAAAGAGGCGTTGAACTTACAGGGAGTATTGTCGGCAGAGATTTGCGTTCCGTAACACGAGAAATCGAACAAACGTTAGACTTGATCCACACCCCAGAAGGGTATACGATTTCCTTAGAAGGGGGAAGTTTAGAGCATGGCATGGCCATCGGCGAGTTAGTATTCGCCCTCGCTTTATCGATTGTTTTGGTATATGCGGTCATGGCTGTTCAATTTAACTCGTTTCTCTATCCGTTTATTATTATGTTCAGTATGCCCGCCACAATCATCGGAATGGTTGCTGGGTTGTTTATTACGCGTCAATCACTGAATGCCCCGGCTTTGATCGGTTTAATTATGCTTGTCGGGATCGCGGTTAACAACGCGATCATTATGATTGACTACATTAACAAACTTAGAGAGCGCGGTATGCCGCGGGACGAAGCTCTCGTCACGGGAAGCGCGCGTCGATTGCGCCCTATTTTTATGACCACCTTTACGACCGTATTGGGCATGTTGCCGCTCGCTTTGGGGATTGGAGAAGGCGCTGAAATGCAACAATCGCTCGGAATTGTGATTGTATTTGGGCTCACATTTTCAACATTAATCACGTTAGTCCTCATCCCTGTGATGTATGTCTATTCAGATCGATTCAGCGAATGGACGCGAAGCTTATTTACCAAACGAAAAACCGCGCCCCCAAGCGACACAAGCATAAATGCTTAA
- a CDS encoding efflux RND transporter periplasmic adaptor subunit, with amino-acid sequence MTKQSYTYFFMIIIVAAFLSACGKEAAVTDTEQTFPVYIKQAQSGLLQDTQKLTGEVAVSKEIQLSANVSAKIEAIHVRKGQHVEAGQLLATLDQTDLRNQLKQAEVSLRTAQVNVENAKLNRQKEIDQAQLNLQNTQFAYQETGIADSNAMTALQIAETNHQRAAMLHEQGAIPKIELEQAEDALQKAQASLQQQQLTRQKAQAAIQAAEKAVANANRTEGIKAAESSVTQAQLTIELVKDQMKQAAITAPFAGKVTNIALESGEMASPQTPLLTLVQTNPLLIKTSVTEKVLAELELNQAVSAAIKSIGEDVQGKLTFISAVTDPQANVYPIEVELKAPSAKVKPGMVAELTLAKQVSGEEGILIPNEALLFVNQEHYVFVINEDMRAERRSVTVGKENEQWAHIQDGLNSGENIVVKGHLTLKDGALVEVTEVIADETD; translated from the coding sequence TTGACCAAGCAGTCTTATACATACTTTTTTATGATAATCATCGTTGCTGCATTCCTCTCCGCGTGCGGCAAAGAGGCCGCCGTCACCGACACGGAACAAACCTTTCCCGTCTATATTAAACAAGCCCAAAGCGGTTTATTACAAGATACGCAAAAACTAACGGGAGAAGTAGCTGTTAGCAAGGAAATTCAACTTTCAGCGAATGTTTCCGCAAAAATTGAAGCGATTCATGTTCGAAAAGGGCAACACGTTGAGGCGGGACAGCTACTTGCTACGCTTGATCAAACCGATCTACGCAACCAATTGAAACAGGCGGAAGTATCATTGCGAACGGCGCAAGTCAATGTAGAAAACGCGAAACTAAACCGACAGAAGGAAATTGACCAAGCCCAACTTAATCTACAAAACACTCAATTTGCCTACCAAGAGACAGGCATAGCCGATTCAAACGCGATGACCGCTTTACAAATAGCGGAAACGAATCATCAACGGGCTGCCATGTTACATGAACAAGGAGCGATTCCTAAAATTGAACTAGAACAGGCGGAGGACGCCCTACAAAAAGCCCAAGCTTCATTGCAACAACAACAACTTACCCGCCAAAAAGCTCAAGCAGCGATTCAAGCAGCGGAAAAAGCAGTGGCGAACGCGAATCGGACAGAAGGGATCAAAGCCGCCGAATCTTCCGTTACGCAAGCGCAACTAACGATTGAATTAGTAAAGGACCAAATGAAGCAAGCGGCGATAACAGCGCCATTTGCCGGTAAAGTGACGAATATTGCCCTAGAAAGCGGGGAAATGGCTTCCCCGCAAACCCCGCTGCTGACACTCGTTCAGACGAATCCGCTGCTTATCAAAACGTCTGTAACTGAAAAGGTATTAGCCGAACTTGAACTCAACCAAGCAGTAAGCGCGGCGATAAAATCTATCGGAGAAGATGTACAAGGGAAATTAACCTTTATCAGCGCGGTTACCGATCCGCAAGCCAACGTTTATCCGATTGAAGTGGAACTAAAGGCCCCCTCTGCAAAAGTAAAACCAGGGATGGTCGCTGAATTAACTCTGGCGAAACAAGTTAGCGGCGAAGAAGGGATTCTCATTCCAAACGAAGCTCTCCTGTTCGTTAATCAAGAACATTATGTTTTCGTCATTAATGAAGATATGCGAGCGGAACGACGATCCGTTACCGTCGGTAAGGAAAATGAACAATGGGCTCATATTCAGGATGGATTAAATAGCGGCGAGAATATCGTTGTCAAAGGGCATCTAACACTCAAAGACGGAGCGCTTGTTGAGGTCACGGAGGTGATTGCCGATGAAACTGATTGA
- a CDS encoding class I SAM-dependent methyltransferase, with amino-acid sequence MEKLQQLITELIEQAELFQATLSNPRKKDSYTKVEVKPVELKDGLYYQFSYHYANKVIHDNLLPNGTIGQVMELVQTKFRQVYIQAAKSDYQVLISKKFKVTILNKKPTRQQADLTHNRKKNYLIEEGRPVPFLQELGVMNAQGKVFARRFDKFRQINRFVEMIRDIVPHLKKQRQINIVDFGCGKSYLTFALYHYLHHLEGLDIRVIGLDLKEDVIRHCDALAQKLGYEQLKFQVGDINEFEGLDQVDMVVTLHACDTATDAALEKAVRWDADVILSVPCCQHELMRQVENETMAPMLKHGIIKERFSALATDSIRAQLLEIVGYRTQLLEFIDLEHTPKNLLIRAVKGNTAEDRLQSMKEYKAFKTFMRVDPFLEHALEDVLEPMFHERV; translated from the coding sequence ATGGAAAAATTACAACAGTTAATTACAGAGCTGATCGAGCAGGCGGAATTGTTTCAGGCTACGTTAAGCAATCCGCGCAAAAAGGATTCTTATACAAAGGTAGAGGTCAAGCCAGTTGAATTAAAAGATGGCCTCTACTATCAATTTAGTTACCATTACGCAAACAAAGTCATCCATGATAATTTGCTTCCGAACGGAACGATTGGACAGGTAATGGAATTAGTTCAAACGAAATTTAGACAAGTATACATTCAAGCGGCGAAGTCGGATTATCAAGTGTTGATTAGCAAGAAATTTAAGGTGACGATTTTAAATAAAAAGCCGACAAGGCAACAAGCGGATCTTACGCACAATCGGAAGAAGAACTACTTAATCGAAGAAGGAAGACCGGTCCCTTTTTTGCAGGAACTTGGCGTGATGAATGCGCAGGGGAAAGTGTTCGCGAGGCGGTTTGATAAATTTCGTCAGATCAATCGTTTTGTGGAGATGATTCGAGATATCGTTCCTCATTTAAAAAAGCAACGACAAATAAATATCGTTGATTTTGGCTGCGGAAAATCGTATCTAACGTTTGCCCTTTATCATTACTTGCATCATTTAGAAGGATTGGATATTCGCGTGATCGGTCTCGACTTAAAGGAAGATGTGATTCGCCATTGTGATGCCTTAGCGCAAAAGTTAGGATACGAGCAATTGAAGTTCCAAGTCGGCGATATTAACGAGTTCGAGGGGCTCGATCAAGTCGATATGGTTGTTACGTTGCATGCATGCGACACGGCGACAGACGCCGCTTTGGAAAAGGCGGTCCGTTGGGACGCGGATGTGATTCTTTCGGTACCCTGTTGTCAGCATGAATTAATGAGGCAGGTAGAAAACGAGACGATGGCCCCGATGTTGAAACACGGGATTATAAAAGAACGGTTTTCTGCATTAGCAACGGATAGTATTCGCGCGCAGTTACTGGAGATTGTCGGTTATCGAACTCAGTTGTTAGAATTTATTGATCTGGAACACACACCTAAAAATTTATTGATTCGAGCAGTCAAAGGGAACACGGCTGAAGATCGTTTGCAATCAATGAAGGAATACAAGGCGTTTAAAACGTTTATGCGGGTCGATCCATTTTTGGAACATGCCCTGGAAGATGTATTAGAGCCGATGTTTCATGAACGTGTATAA
- a CDS encoding Lrp/AsnC family transcriptional regulator: MKLKDIDAIDAQILRLLSKNGRMSNAEIGRVVDLSRAAVRERVNSLVENEIIERFTIVVDPRKAGTQLSVYFDIEVEWMKLESVVEALVAYDEITNVYQMSGSLHLHSHAMLDDTEHVEEFILKLYAIDGIKDITSEMLLRRFKEERSILI, encoded by the coding sequence ATGAAATTAAAAGATATCGATGCGATTGACGCGCAAATTTTACGGCTCTTGTCAAAAAATGGACGAATGAGCAATGCTGAAATTGGCAGAGTTGTGGACCTATCGAGGGCAGCTGTAAGAGAGAGAGTAAATTCCCTCGTTGAAAATGAAATCATTGAACGGTTCACGATTGTAGTCGATCCGCGTAAGGCCGGCACACAGCTGTCTGTCTACTTTGACATTGAAGTTGAGTGGATGAAGTTGGAATCCGTTGTCGAAGCCTTGGTTGCTTACGATGAAATAACGAATGTTTATCAGATGAGCGGATCACTGCATCTACATTCTCATGCTATGTTGGACGATACCGAACATGTTGAGGAGTTCATTTTAAAATTGTATGCGATTGACGGGATTAAAGATATTACGAGTGAAATGTTGCTACGTCGCTTCAAAGAAGAACGTTCCATCTTAATTTAA
- the glgP gene encoding alpha-glucan family phosphorylase yields the protein MEARVAYFSAEFGIDSSLPIYSGGLGVLAGDHIKASHDLKIPLIGVGIFYRKGYFQQRISASGQQEAVYDPLSIEQMPIDPVVNEHGQRIIINVTIADRQVALQAWVTTIGGAPVYLLDADFEQNEPADRRLTDHLYGGGQEGRIAQEIILGIGGARLLQELQIEPDVWHMNEGHSAFLALERIRVYSAQGISFETALEAVKASAIFTTHTPVPAGHDQFSFELMDRYLGSYYWQLGTTRETILQLGEMNGCFNMTRLAVSTCSQVNGVSKLHAEVTKELFHDWTPQIPADHIPMQAVTNGIHTGTWLAAEVKQLFDRYLDSDWEVNIKELETWKNTWRIPDEELWDARRKVKRRMIDALDLPFNENTLVIGFARRFATYKRALLFFRDLDRLERILNQQDRQVAILLAGKAHPADQPGQELIRQIWEISQTSAFKDRVILMENYDMAMAKHLVAGVDVWLNTPTKPMEASGTSGQKAAVNGVLNFSVLDGWWPEGFNGKNGWAIEGDQSGDREIQDQIDGETLYHILEHEIVPLYFGNPSGWAQMMKESIQTLGPAFSASRMVADYWEKLYVPTANRGRRFTADGLEIASRMAAYKQFIRANWNAVKIDQIELIPSESEQLSVRCQVHLGEIWRKDVSVEAVGSLGWDRGVWTEGLQFAEEVGPGVYSYTGVFSGSVEEWFEQHANIRVMPISPDFVNDYELELATWG from the coding sequence ATGGAAGCGAGAGTTGCCTATTTTTCAGCGGAGTTTGGAATTGATTCCTCTCTTCCAATCTATTCGGGAGGATTAGGAGTACTAGCCGGGGACCATATTAAAGCGTCACATGATTTAAAAATCCCGCTCATTGGTGTAGGGATTTTTTATCGCAAAGGTTATTTTCAGCAGAGAATTTCAGCGAGCGGTCAGCAAGAGGCGGTCTATGATCCGCTGAGCATTGAGCAAATGCCGATTGATCCTGTTGTTAATGAACATGGACAGCGAATCATTATCAACGTGACTATTGCAGATCGGCAGGTTGCTTTGCAAGCGTGGGTTACAACGATTGGCGGGGCGCCGGTTTATTTGTTAGACGCAGATTTTGAGCAAAATGAACCCGCGGATCGTCGCTTAACAGATCACTTGTATGGCGGCGGTCAAGAGGGAAGAATTGCGCAAGAAATTATTCTTGGAATTGGCGGGGCTCGATTGCTTCAAGAACTTCAAATTGAGCCTGATGTTTGGCATATGAATGAAGGACATTCCGCCTTTTTAGCTTTGGAACGGATTCGCGTCTATTCCGCGCAAGGTATTTCATTCGAAACCGCGCTTGAAGCGGTTAAGGCGAGCGCGATTTTTACAACACATACTCCTGTTCCTGCCGGGCACGATCAATTTAGTTTTGAATTAATGGACCGCTACTTAGGGTCTTACTACTGGCAATTGGGAACGACGCGGGAAACGATTTTGCAATTAGGTGAAATGAATGGTTGCTTCAATATGACACGTTTGGCAGTATCAACTTGTTCACAAGTGAACGGAGTTAGTAAACTTCACGCAGAGGTGACAAAGGAATTATTTCATGACTGGACTCCGCAAATCCCAGCGGATCATATTCCTATGCAGGCCGTCACGAATGGGATTCATACGGGAACGTGGTTGGCCGCCGAGGTAAAGCAATTATTTGATCGTTATTTAGATTCCGATTGGGAAGTAAACATTAAAGAACTGGAAACGTGGAAAAACACATGGCGAATCCCCGATGAAGAACTATGGGACGCGCGTCGCAAGGTGAAACGACGGATGATTGACGCGCTTGACTTGCCGTTTAATGAGAATACATTAGTAATTGGATTTGCTCGTAGATTTGCGACATACAAACGCGCCTTACTGTTTTTCCGCGATTTAGATCGATTAGAACGCATCTTGAATCAACAAGATCGACAAGTTGCTATATTGTTAGCGGGGAAGGCTCATCCCGCAGATCAACCCGGTCAGGAATTAATTCGCCAAATTTGGGAAATCTCACAAACATCGGCGTTTAAAGACCGCGTCATTTTAATGGAAAATTACGATATGGCCATGGCGAAACATTTGGTAGCTGGGGTGGATGTATGGCTGAATACACCAACCAAACCGATGGAGGCCAGTGGCACGTCAGGTCAAAAAGCGGCAGTCAATGGCGTCCTCAACTTTAGTGTGTTGGATGGTTGGTGGCCGGAAGGGTTCAATGGAAAAAATGGGTGGGCGATTGAAGGCGATCAATCCGGTGATCGCGAAATCCAGGATCAGATCGATGGCGAAACATTGTATCATATTTTGGAACATGAGATTGTCCCGCTTTATTTTGGCAACCCGTCTGGTTGGGCGCAGATGATGAAGGAATCCATTCAAACGTTAGGGCCAGCGTTTAGCGCCAGTCGGATGGTTGCTGATTATTGGGAAAAGCTGTACGTTCCGACAGCAAACCGCGGCCGTCGCTTCACAGCCGATGGACTAGAAATTGCGAGCAGAATGGCTGCTTATAAGCAGTTTATCCGCGCCAATTGGAACGCGGTGAAGATTGATCAAATTGAATTAATCCCATCAGAATCGGAACAGCTATCCGTGCGTTGTCAAGTTCATCTAGGTGAAATTTGGAGAAAGGATGTTTCTGTGGAAGCGGTCGGTTCATTAGGATGGGATCGAGGAGTGTGGACAGAGGGCCTACAGTTCGCGGAGGAAGTGGGACCTGGTGTGTATTCATATACAGGGGTGTTTTCAGGCAGTGTGGAAGAATGGTTTGAACAACACGCCAACATTCGCGTGATGCCGATTAGTCCAGATTTCGTCAACGATTATGAATTAGAATTAGCGACGTGGGGATAA
- a CDS encoding thiamine diphosphokinase, which yields MNNKRILIFTGGNLGPAAFEEIQEDDVLVGVDRGALHLIRKQIYPHICLGDFDSVTEAESAEIEQNCQQFISCDPIMKDLTDTEMAFNWAIEQRPRDIWVMGGVGTRFDHSLANAHLLMKGLRAGITCCIRDEHNEIRLVDKHLTVKRGMFTHISLLPLSLEVSGISLNGFRYPLEDATISIGDTLGISNTLEADFGEVKVESGYLLVIQSRD from the coding sequence ATGAACAACAAACGTATTCTTATTTTTACTGGCGGAAACTTAGGTCCTGCCGCATTCGAAGAAATTCAAGAAGACGATGTCCTGGTCGGCGTAGATCGAGGGGCGTTACATCTGATTAGGAAGCAGATCTATCCTCATATTTGCCTGGGAGACTTCGATTCGGTCACTGAAGCGGAAAGCGCTGAGATCGAACAAAATTGCCAACAATTTATTTCCTGCGATCCGATTATGAAAGATCTAACCGACACCGAGATGGCTTTCAACTGGGCTATCGAACAACGGCCCCGCGATATTTGGGTAATGGGCGGCGTAGGAACCCGCTTTGATCATTCCCTAGCAAATGCGCATTTACTCATGAAGGGATTGAGAGCAGGTATTACCTGCTGTATTCGCGACGAGCATAACGAAATCAGATTGGTTGATAAACACCTCACCGTTAAAAGAGGAATGTTCACCCACATTTCTTTGCTGCCGCTAAGTCTGGAAGTCAGCGGAATTAGCTTAAATGGATTTCGTTACCCACTAGAGGATGCTACAATTTCAATCGGTGATACGCTTGGCATCAGCAATACGCTGGAAGCTGATTTCGGAGAAGTTAAAGTGGAATCAGGCTATCTATTAGTCATCCAAAGTAGAGATTAA